One Vicia villosa cultivar HV-30 ecotype Madison, WI unplaced genomic scaffold, Vvil1.0 ctg.000063F_1_1_1, whole genome shotgun sequence genomic region harbors:
- the LOC131623401 gene encoding zinc finger BED domain-containing protein RICESLEEPER 2-like — MDDLIDINMMLDGSWEEETTDGGNLEIGEMIDLDLLVTLPNDNTTQNTTTTQNTSTTQNTTTTQNTTTVDDGATPPVDPDQSSQSQRNAFGKAPRPKKSAIHTEMVLIELPNGTKKWKCKWCGKLYTYDVKWKSTSNGKKHLENCIQRKLRLKGNTDKHVAQSRLNVGDDNTPSLATWTYNHARVREVAAHMILGHEFPFSVMEGVIFNEFLREIYPWYKNITRQQVKFDCETFYEAERLKMKKSMSLINRISLTTDLWWSGEQRIGYMTVTGHFIDSKWQFHKRVLSFKNVPPPHSGEVLCRELIKVMGDWGIRDKVVSISVDNASANDKCIVRLKRDYSGRRNLPLNGKLFHVRCCAHILNLLVQDGLDMIKVNVDKIRNGVKYLMNSETRCKAFKKFVDELQLESRMQVLDTKTRWNSTWLMLSTAYHYREVWPRYAEENGAFLNYLPNANDWEDVHDICKFLEVFADVTSIISGTSYPTANLFLAELYMVKVLLDNPSSISNNPQLQALANEMKLKYDKYWSESNTLISIGAVLDPRYKMIFIKWVYPFLYLNPTQATANEQELDTNLKSLFQLYQDTYGTNGENVPVSENPEVVSSSGLGRRGFEMFLETVVGNTISKSDLELYLEEPPLKVPPKTKFDVLTWWMGNEAKYPVLSKLEKDILTVPVTTVASEATFSAGKRVIDPKRFSMKTKTVEMVLCGGDWVKEKYGIKKGCTASILEELQDEPLAYHFGEDPVVASSTTAT; from the exons ATGGATGATCTTATTGATATTAACATGATGCTTGATGGGAGTTGGGAAGAGGAGACAACGGACGGGGGAAATTTAGAGATTGGCGAGATGATTGATTTGGACCTTCTAGTTACACTTccaaatgacaacactactcAAAATACAACAACTACTCAAAATACTTCTACTACACAAAATACAACTACTACACAAAATACAACTACTGTTGATGATGGTGCAACCCCTCCAGTTGACCCAGATCAGAGTTCTCAAAGTCAAAGAAATGCATTTGGTAAAGCTCCTCGTCCTAAGAAGTCTGCTATACATACTGAAATGGTTCTTATAGAACTGCCTAATGGTACCAAGAAGTGGAAATGCAAATGGTGTGGTAAGCTTTACACTTATGATGTGAAATGGAAAAGTACTTCTAATGGTAAGAAACATTTAGAAAACTGCATTCAGAGAAAGTTGAGGCTGAAAGGTAATACTGACAAACATGTTGCACAATCTAGGTTAAATGTAGGTGATGATAATACTCCTAGTTTGGCAACTTGGACATATAATCATGCTAGGGTTAGAGAGGTTGCAGCTCATATGATTCTAGGTCATGAATTTCCTTTTTCTGTTATGGAAGGTGTTATCTTTAATGAGTTTCTTAGAGAAATTTATCCATGGTACAAAAATATTACTAGACAACAGGTTAAGTTTGATTGTGAGACATTTTATGAGGCTGAGAGACTTAAGATGAAAAAGTCTATGTCTTTGATTAACAGGATCAGTCTTACAACTGACTTGTGGTGGTCCGGTGAGCAGAGGATAGGTTATATGACTGTGACTGGTCATTTCATTGATTCAAAATGGCAGTTTCACAAAAGAGttttatcttttaagaatgtgCCACCACCACATTCAGGTGAGGTTTTGTGTAGGGAATTGATTAAGGTCATGGGTGACTGGGGCATAAGGGATAAGGTTGTTTCAATTTCAGTTGATAATGCTAGTGCCAATGATAAGTGTATTGTTAGGTTGAAGAGAGATTATTCTGGTAGGAGAAATCTACCATTGAATGGTAAACTGTTTCATGTGAGATGTTGTGCACACATCCTAAATTTGTTGGTTCAGGATGGTCTTGATATGATTAAAGTGAATGTTGATAAGATTAGGAATGGGGTCAAATACTTGATGAATTCTGAAACTAGATGCAAAGCCTTCAAAAAATTTGTTGATGAGTTACAACTTGAAAGCAGAATGCAAGTGTTGGATACTAAGACTAGGTGGAACTCAACTTGGTTGATGTTGTCCACTGCATACCACTACAGAGAAGTCTGGCCTAGATATGCTGAAGAAAATGGTGCATTTCTCAACTATTTGCCTAATGCAAATGATTGGGAAGATGTTCATGATATTTGCAAGTTCTTGGAGGTTTTTGCTGATGTTACATCAATTATTAGTGGTACCTCTTACCCTACTGCTAATTTGTTTTTGGCTGAGCTTTACATGGTGAAGGTTCTACTTGACAACCCTTCAAGTATCTCAAATAATCCTCAGCTGCAAGCGCTTGCTAATGAAATGAAGTTGAAATATGACAAGTATTGGTCAGAGTCTAATACATTGATTTCTATTGGTGCAGTTCTTGATCCAAG gtataaaatgatcTTCATCAAATGGGTATATCCCTTCTTGTATTTAAATCCTACTCAAGCCACTGCCAATGAACAAGAGTTGGACACCAACTTAAAATCTCTCTTCCAATTATATCAAGATACCTATGGAACCAATGGTGAGAATGTCCCTGTATCTGAGAACCCAGAGGTCGTGTCTAGTTCTGGGTTGGGAAGGAGGGGTTTTGAAATGTTTTTAGAAACTGTTGTtggtaacactatttcaaaaTCTGATCTTGAATTATATCTTGAGGAGCCTCCCTTGAAAGTTCCCCCTAAAACTAAGTTTGATGTTTTAACATGGTGGATGGGGAATGAAGCCAAGTATCCTGTTCTTAGTAAATTGGAAAAGGATATTCTAACTGTTCCAGTTACAACTGTTGCTTCTGAAGCAACTTTTAGTGCTGGTAAAAGAGTTATTGATCCGAAACGATTTTCAATGAAAACTAAGACAGTTGAAATGGTTCTTTGTGGGGGTGATTGGGTGAAGGAGAAGTATGGAATTAAAAAGGGCTGCACTGCTAGCATT CTTGAAGAACTACAAGATGAACCTTTAGCATATCATTTTGGTGAGGATCCGGTTGTCGCTTCTTCTACAACAGCAACTTGA
- the LOC131623402 gene encoding uncharacterized protein LOC131623402 yields the protein MQQMQQQNQMMMQMMQGMQGQQPPAPVPVPQVPIGPDFRAFFRMDPPEFAGGLDPVVAHDWLASMERIFQEIQCNEEEKEIPKDWHHFKAAFLEKYFPNSVRTQREREFQNFKQGNLSVSEYAEKFEDMADYSRQAVYAPDELWKIDQFLMGLRADIAHSVSQREFTTYAECLRQCYVAENSLKRVQEERNQNRTNYREQGKSAQHLKPRGFPPKKKQGYGDQSAQPPYCHKCKKKHTGECEPTPITCFRCGESGHKSPFCPKKKDQEKTTGRVYTLDARKAKGNNNLIAVTPLPDPMIISSATDDTVEARLICKDCSVSFNGCDFPIDLICSPLKRLDVILGMDWLSLNSVYIGCKEKAIFIPAKETSSDDAITKLIEGTISAVNYLFSQERSFLLVLSEEPSVRVVLSEIPVVCEYPDVFPEDITSLPPEREAEFSIDLIPGTAPVSITPYRMSPIELRELKSQLEELLAKHFIRPSVSPWGAPVLLVKKKDGSYYRRFIMGFAKLALPLTRLTRKEVAFEWDSECEESFQKLKKKLTTAPVLVIPDPDRSYEVFCDASKRGLGGVLMQDGKVVAYASRQLKSHEENYPTHDLELAAIVFTLKKELNMRQRRWMEYLKDFGFELKYHPGKANKVADALSRKEFRVAELMMLEHGLLEKFRNLNLQFDWTPNGVLISNLSIQNELRERVRVTQGYDEQLQARMKKEIAEYVARCPICQQVKIEHQRPGGMLQPLEIPVWKWDSISMDFIVGLPRAQGGYDSIWVIVDRLTKSAHFLPVKTTHKVMHLARLFIAEIVRLHGVPSSIVSDRDPKFTSRFWKAFHKEMGTRLDMSTSNHPQTDGQTERTIQTIEDMLRACILEVGGSWKDHLPLVEFAYNNSYHASLGMAPYEALYGRKCRSPVCWAEVGEKSILGPEIIRETTEKVKVIQDNLKKAQDRQKNYADKRRRPLEFEVGDHVYLKVTPRLRLGGPFRTRKLSPRYVGPYQILSRVGEVAYQLALPPSLSGLHDVFHVSQLRRFVPDTFHPILPDSVEVEPDLSYNPQPCGILEHASKSLRNKVIPLVKVLWDEARPEEATWELESEMRESYPHLFW from the exons atgcaacagatgcaacagcagaatcagatgatgatgcagatgatgcAGGGTATGCAAGGACAACAACCTCCTGCTCCAGTTCCTGTTCCACAAGTTCCAATAGGGCCAGATTTTCGTGCTTTCTTCAGAATGGATCCTCCAGAGTTTGCAGGTGGCTTAGACCCAGTAGTAGCCCATGATTGGTTGGCTAGTATGGAGAGGATATTTCAGGAAATTCAGTGTAATgaagaagagaag GAGATCCCTAAAGACTGGCATCATTTCAAGGCGGCATTTCTGGAGAAGTATTTCCCTAACAGTGTTCGAACccaaagagaaagagaattcCAGAATTTCAAGCAAGGCAACTTGTCTGTTTCCGAGTATGCTGAAAAGTTCGAAGACATGGCTGATTACTCACGACAGGCTGTTTATGCTCCTGATGAGTTATGGAAGATTGATCAATTCTtgatgggtttgagggccgacattgctcatagtgtGTCTCAGAGGGAGTTTACTACTTATGCTGAATGTTTGAGGCAATGTTATGTTGCGGAGAACAGCCTAAAGAGGGTTcaagaagagaggaaccagaacagGACTAACTACAGGGAACAAGGGAAATCTGCTCAACACCTGAAGCCCCGTGGTTttccaccaaagaagaagcaaggatATGGCGACCAATCGGCTCAACCTCCTTATTGTCATAAGTGCAAGAAGAAACATACTGGGGAGTGCGAACCTACTCCAATTACTTGTTTCAGATGCGGCGAGTCGGGTCACAAATCCCCGTTTTGTCCAAAGAAGAAAGATCAGGAGAAGACTACAGGTCGTGTTTATACCTTAGATGCAAGAAAGGCCAAAGGAAACAACAATCTCATCGCAG TTACTCCATTACCCGATCCTATGATCATTTCTTCGGCAACAGATGATACCGTGGAGGCTCGACTGATTTGTAAAGATTGTTCAGTATCTTTTAATGGCTGTGACTTTCCGATCGATCTAATTTGTTCACCTCTTAAGAGActtgatgtcattcttggaatggattggttgtctcttaaTTCGGTATATATTGGTTGCAAGGAAAAAGCCATATTCATTCCTGCTAAAGAAACATCCTCcgatgatgcaattaccaagttgattGAAGGTACGATCAGCGCGGTCAATTATCTCTTTTCACAAGAAAGATCTTTTCTTTTGGTTCTTTCCGAGGAACCCTCCGTGAGAGTGGTATTGTCGGAAATACCTGTAGTGTGCGAATATCCTGATGTctttcctgaggatatcacttctcttcctccggaaagggaagcggAATTCTCAATTGATCTTATTCCTGGTACTGCCCCAGTTTCTatcactccatataggatgtctcctattgaactcagagaactgaAGAGCCAACTAGAAGAGCTTCTAGCTAAGCATTTTATTCGgcccagtgtttctccatggggagctcctgttctaTTGGTGAAAAAGAAGGATGGGA gttattaccgGAGATTTATCATGGGATTCGCTAAATTAGCATTACCATTGACAAGACTTACTCGGAAGGAGGTTGCATTTGAGTGGGACTCCGAATGTGAGGagagttttcagaaacttaagaagaagttgactactgcACCTGTACTAGTGATTCCAGACCCAGACCGATCTTACGAAGTgttctgtgatgcttctaagagagGTTTAGGCGGAGTATTGATGCAAGACGGTAAAGTCGTGGCTTATGCGTCTCGACAATTGaaatctcatgaagagaattaccctACTCATGATCTTGAGCTTGCGGCAATAGTCTTTACACTCAAG aaagagttgaacatgcgaCAAAGAAGATGGATGGAGTATCTTAAAGATTTCGGCTTTGAACTGAAATACCATCCAGGGAAGGCTAATAAAGTGGCGGATGCCTTAAGCAGGAAGGAATTTCGGGTTGCAGAGTTGATGATGTTAGAACATGGATTATTAGAGAAGTTTCGGAACCTCAACCTCCAGTTCGATTGGACACCCAATGGTGTACTAATTAGTAACTTGAGTATTCAGAACGAACTGCGGGAGAGAGTTCGAGTGACTCAAGGATATGACGAACAATTGCAAGCAA gaatgaagaaggagattgcagaaTATGTGGCACGGTGTCCTATCTGCCAGCAagttaagattgaacatcagCGACCAGGCGGAATGTTACAACCATTAGAGATACCGGTGTGGAAGTGGGATTCCATCTCTATGGACTTCATTGTGGGATTGCCTCGTGCTCAAGGCGGATACGAttctatatgggtaatagtggacaggttgactaagtctgctcacttcttACCTGTAAAGACGACCCACAAGGTAATGCATCTCGCGAGACTTTTCATAGCGGAGATTGTGCGGTTGCATGGTGTGCCATCCAGTATAGTGTCTGAtcgagatccaaagttcacttcgagatTCTGGAAGGCGTTCCATAAGGAAATGGGGACTAGACTGGATATGAGTACTTCCAACCATCCTCAAACTGACGGACAAACAGAAAGAACCATTCAGACGATcgaagatatgttaagagcttgtatTCTGGAAGTAGGTGGGAGTTGGAAGGATCATTTACCCTTGGTAGAGTTCGCatataataacagttaccatgccagcttgggtatggctccctatgaGGCTCTATATGGGAGAAAGTGTCGATCTCCGGTGTGTTGGGCTGAAGTGGGAGAAAAGAGTATCCTTGGACCGGAAATTATACGAGAGACCACTGAGAAGGTCAAAGTGATTCAAGATAACCTTAAGAAGGCCCAAGACCGACAGAAGAATTATGCGGACAAACGAAGAAGACCTTTGGAATTTGAAGTTGGAGACCACGTGTATTTGAAGGTCACCCCGAGATTGAGATTGGGAGGGCCGTTCAGAACGCGTAAGCTTAGTCCGAGATATGTGGGACCCTACCAGATTTTGAGTCGGGTAGGCGAAGTGGCGTATCAATTAGCATTGCCACCTTCGCTATCCGgtctgcatgatgtgttccatgtgtctcaactcCGAAGGTTCGTGCCTGACACTTTTCACCCCATCCTCCCGGATTCCGTTGAGGTAGAACCAGATCTCTCCTATAATCCACAGCCCTGCGGTATTTTGGAGCATGCTAGCAAGTCCCTAAGGAACAAAGTGATACCTCTCGTGAAAGTGTTGTGGGACGAAGCGCGTCCGGAGGAAGCTACGTGGGAGCTTGAGTCGGAGATGCGTGAATCCTACCCTCATttgttctg GTGA